A genomic segment from Nodularia sphaerocarpa UHCC 0038 encodes:
- a CDS encoding lysylphosphatidylglycerol synthase domain-containing protein, whose product MKKFLRWLILGGTIFFLGKALKDHWFEVIAIQIDAVGWAIMSIATGVTLLAHIWGGWIWTWILNELNQSVPCSEFIQVYLKTNIAKYLPGNVWHHYGRIVAAKNANIPAGAATLSVLLEPLLMAAAALMIIVVFGSQFAATHNTLSVQILQFLSLAVVLCAVHPRFLNPAIGFVYKLKVKKSAVNTQPNIPFKVKRYPLIPLLGELGFLVLRGTGFILTVFALTPLHLSQLPLLLGAFSFAWLLGFVVPGAPGGLGVFEVTAIALLQNSFPSAVIISAIASYRLISIIAETAGAALASLDERLSKSVNSEQ is encoded by the coding sequence ATGAAGAAATTTCTACGCTGGCTAATTTTAGGGGGAACAATATTTTTTTTAGGGAAAGCCCTAAAAGATCACTGGTTTGAAGTGATAGCAATCCAAATTGATGCCGTCGGATGGGCAATTATGTCCATAGCGACAGGCGTAACTTTACTGGCACATATTTGGGGTGGTTGGATATGGACTTGGATTCTCAACGAATTAAATCAATCTGTGCCATGTTCTGAATTTATTCAAGTCTATCTAAAAACAAATATTGCCAAGTATTTACCTGGTAATGTCTGGCATCATTATGGGCGTATTGTGGCAGCAAAAAATGCTAATATTCCTGCTGGTGCGGCTACTTTAAGTGTGTTGCTAGAACCTTTACTGATGGCGGCTGCGGCTTTAATGATTATTGTGGTTTTCGGCAGCCAATTTGCCGCTACTCATAATACTTTGTCTGTACAAATATTACAATTTTTGAGTTTGGCTGTGGTGCTTTGTGCCGTTCATCCCCGGTTTTTGAATCCAGCCATTGGCTTTGTTTATAAATTAAAGGTGAAAAAATCTGCTGTTAATACTCAGCCTAATATTCCTTTCAAGGTTAAACGCTATCCCCTCATACCTTTGTTGGGGGAATTAGGCTTTTTAGTATTGCGTGGTACTGGGTTTATTTTAACTGTGTTTGCCCTCACTCCCTTGCATCTGAGCCAATTACCTCTATTACTGGGGGCTTTTAGCTTTGCGTGGTTGTTAGGTTTTGTGGTTCCGGGCGCGCCTGGTGGTTTGGGTGTATTTGAAGTAACTGCGATCGCACTTTTGCAGAACAGCTTTCCATCTGCTGTTATAATTAGTGCGATCGCTTCCTATCGTCTGATTAGTATTATCGCTGAAACTGCTGGTGCAGCGCTAGCTTCCCTAGATGAACGCCTGAGTAAATCAGTAAACAGTGAACAGTAA
- a CDS encoding DUF6658 family protein: MKNVIAFWNKLKLRQMLTIFIAGLFLIVTTACSGANPQGANPQNPAVQAGGANNPYKGGGDKYTKYRMTTDPKAIEREEKKEKEQASLHSDLQVLIAINRNSEILYPGAETPGGRVEKERELPIITDKNFQRPAPGGLIQREPDVGTRIQERVETVQDSVKEASSFLQDKAEEASSRPELQKNPAVGK; the protein is encoded by the coding sequence ATGAAAAATGTAATAGCTTTCTGGAACAAGTTAAAACTACGCCAGATGTTAACTATCTTTATAGCTGGTCTATTCCTGATAGTTACTACTGCTTGTAGCGGCGCAAATCCTCAAGGGGCAAATCCTCAAAATCCTGCTGTTCAGGCTGGGGGTGCTAACAATCCTTATAAAGGTGGTGGAGACAAATATACCAAATATAGAATGACTACAGATCCCAAAGCCATTGAAAGGGAAGAGAAAAAAGAAAAAGAGCAAGCTAGTTTACACTCAGATTTACAAGTTTTGATTGCCATAAATAGAAATTCTGAAATCCTTTATCCCGGTGCTGAAACACCTGGAGGTAGAGTTGAAAAAGAAAGAGAATTGCCAATCATCACTGACAAAAACTTTCAAAGACCTGCGCCTGGTGGTTTAATTCAACGAGAACCGGATGTAGGAACTCGCATTCAAGAACGTGTTGAAACTGTGCAGGATTCAGTTAAAGAAGCTTCTAGTTTTTTGCAAGACAAAGCAGAAGAAGCAAGTTCTCGACCTGAATTACAAAAAAATCCAGCCGTAGGTAAATAG
- the larC gene encoding nickel pincer cofactor biosynthesis protein LarC encodes MIKVAYLQCPTGISGDMCLGALVSLGFPVEYLSEKLNKLGIAQEYKLRVELVQRNGQQATKVHVDLVHHHHHHDDEHSHHHGRHLPEIEKMILKAQLPSRAEAWSLAVFRQLAVAEGAVHGIAPEKVHFHEVGAVDAIVDIVGTCLGLDWLEIDSNDQGLPLLYCSALPTGGGTVRAAHGEMAVPVPAVLKLWEMRGCPVFSNGIDRELVTPTGAAIATTLTTEFGSPPSMAIKQVGLGAGTINLPIPNILRLWLGDCASRTAGGNRPNNSQDPSPNLETITVLETQIDDLNPQAIGYVFEALFAVGAVDVFTQPIGMKKSRPGILLTVICHGENLQACEAVLFRETTTLGIRRSTQQRAILQREIQSVEIEYGKVRLKIAWNGQEKDKSIVNIQPEYEDCAELARNHNIPWREIQRLALQTWYLQN; translated from the coding sequence ATGATTAAAGTTGCTTATCTTCAATGTCCGACGGGAATTTCTGGTGATATGTGTCTAGGGGCTTTAGTTAGTCTGGGTTTTCCGGTGGAATATTTAAGTGAAAAACTGAATAAATTGGGAATTGCCCAAGAGTATAAACTTAGAGTCGAACTTGTGCAACGCAATGGGCAGCAGGCGACGAAAGTTCATGTCGATTTAGTCCACCACCATCACCACCACGACGACGAACATAGTCACCATCATGGCCGCCATCTCCCAGAAATAGAAAAAATGATTCTGAAAGCTCAATTGCCATCACGGGCAGAAGCTTGGAGTTTGGCAGTATTTCGACAGCTAGCAGTGGCAGAAGGGGCTGTACATGGCATTGCGCCAGAAAAGGTTCATTTTCATGAAGTGGGCGCTGTCGATGCCATTGTGGATATTGTGGGTACGTGTTTGGGTTTGGATTGGTTAGAAATTGATAGTAATGATCAGGGATTACCTTTACTATACTGTTCAGCGTTGCCCACAGGTGGGGGAACTGTGCGAGCCGCCCACGGTGAGATGGCTGTACCAGTACCAGCAGTATTGAAGTTGTGGGAAATGCGGGGTTGTCCGGTTTTTAGTAACGGTATTGATCGGGAACTCGTGACTCCGACAGGGGCGGCGATCGCTACTACCCTAACTACAGAATTTGGTTCGCCTCCATCAATGGCGATTAAGCAGGTAGGACTGGGAGCCGGAACGATCAATTTACCTATTCCTAATATATTACGTCTTTGGCTAGGCGATTGCGCTTCGCGCACTGCCGGAGGCAATCGCCCTAATAATTCTCAAGATCCCAGTCCTAATTTAGAAACCATCACCGTACTAGAAACCCAAATTGATGACTTAAATCCCCAAGCCATCGGCTATGTCTTTGAAGCCTTATTTGCCGTTGGTGCAGTGGATGTCTTCACCCAGCCCATAGGAATGAAAAAGTCCCGTCCAGGAATTTTATTAACTGTAATCTGTCATGGGGAGAATTTACAGGCTTGTGAAGCAGTTTTATTCCGCGAAACCACTACTTTAGGCATTCGCCGCAGTACCCAACAGCGCGCCATCCTACAACGGGAAATTCAATCAGTAGAAATTGAATATGGAAAAGTTCGGCTTAAAATAGCATGGAACGGACAAGAAAAAGATAAATCTATTGTTAACATCCAGCCAGAATATGAAGATTGTGCAGAGTTAGCTCGCAACCACAATATTCCCTGGCGTGAAATTCAACGATTAGCATTACAAACGTGGTATTTGCAAAATTAG
- a CDS encoding L-threonylcarbamoyladenylate synthase, whose protein sequence is MAKIFSVHPDNPQTRRIEEIKSALSSGAVMLYPTDTVYAIGCDLNAKSAVERVRQIKQLANDKPLTFLCPSLSNVATYAFVSDTAYRIMKRLIPGTYTFLLPATKLVPRLVQSPKRKTTGIRVPDHPVCLALLAALENPIISTSAHLPPDDQAVDLDLEPILSRAELFDRWDNLVDVIIDTGEEPTYEVSTILDLTGEEPVMTRQGLGWEAAAAWV, encoded by the coding sequence ATGGCAAAAATTTTCTCTGTCCATCCTGATAATCCACAAACCCGCCGTATAGAGGAAATAAAGTCAGCGCTCTCTAGTGGCGCAGTTATGCTCTACCCTACAGACACAGTTTATGCTATTGGTTGTGATTTAAATGCCAAATCGGCAGTAGAACGAGTGCGGCAAATTAAACAGTTAGCCAATGATAAACCACTGACATTTTTGTGTCCCTCGCTATCAAATGTGGCAACTTATGCCTTTGTCAGTGATACAGCTTATCGGATTATGAAGCGCTTGATACCAGGGACTTACACGTTTTTACTGCCTGCTACCAAGTTAGTGCCGCGACTAGTACAAAGTCCCAAGCGAAAAACTACGGGGATTCGTGTACCAGATCATCCGGTATGCTTGGCATTGTTAGCAGCGCTGGAAAATCCGATTATTTCCACTTCGGCACATTTACCACCAGATGATCAAGCAGTAGACCTAGATTTAGAACCTATACTATCACGGGCGGAGCTGTTTGACCGTTGGGATAATTTAGTAGATGTAATTATAGACACTGGAGAGGAACCAACTTATGAGGTGTCTACGATTTTGGACTTGACGGGAGAAGAACCAGTGATGACAAGGCAGGGTTTAGGTTGGGAAGCAGCAGCAGCTTGGGTATAA
- a CDS encoding HetZ-related protein: MKANLANLPTSKTAFFCHVSPSEPLADDHNSLRQLLYQEMQAQVKAASECVQAVSQRIATEVKRICDKSSRIQQSGEIESWQVSLARHRLQKCLHYYQLGSRRGRVELHSTLGAMVYRHVTISGSELGFNARYSLIEDFLQAFYIEAIKAFRRENEMPLDYQPRTQLELAEYIAFTEQYAKRRINLPGGNNQQLIILRAQGFARRQPQETTVDIEMAVESAKSEEAESYQRSSAVQQIRSQMIAQTQFDPSDESERDRVIAELVKYLEAQGQSDCVDYLTLKLQDLSAPEIDQILGLTSRQRDYLQQRFKYHVEKFAKNHHWQLVHQWLGAGLEQKLGLTSQQWDSFISVLSLEQQEILQLKVSRHSDQAIAKTIKCTPKQLQKRWTQMLEIAWDIRNGENDIQAS; the protein is encoded by the coding sequence ATGAAAGCCAACCTTGCAAATCTACCAACTTCTAAAACCGCTTTTTTCTGCCATGTTTCGCCGTCAGAACCACTGGCGGATGATCACAATAGCTTGAGACAATTGCTATATCAAGAAATGCAAGCTCAAGTTAAGGCGGCATCTGAGTGTGTACAAGCGGTATCACAGCGCATAGCTACAGAAGTGAAACGAATATGTGATAAAAGCTCCCGCATCCAACAATCTGGTGAAATCGAGTCATGGCAAGTTAGTTTAGCTAGGCATCGTCTGCAAAAGTGCCTGCATTACTACCAACTGGGTTCTAGACGGGGAAGAGTGGAATTACATAGTACTTTAGGTGCTATGGTTTACCGCCATGTGACAATTTCTGGTTCGGAGTTGGGGTTTAATGCTCGTTACAGTCTGATTGAAGATTTTCTGCAAGCGTTTTACATCGAAGCCATTAAAGCTTTCCGGCGGGAAAATGAAATGCCATTGGATTATCAGCCCCGGACTCAGTTAGAATTGGCAGAATACATTGCCTTTACAGAGCAATATGCCAAACGCCGGATTAATCTACCTGGTGGTAATAATCAGCAATTGATTATTCTCCGCGCCCAAGGTTTTGCGCGTCGTCAGCCCCAGGAAACGACTGTAGATATTGAAATGGCGGTGGAATCTGCTAAGAGTGAAGAAGCAGAATCTTACCAGCGTAGTTCGGCGGTGCAGCAAATCAGATCACAAATGATTGCCCAAACTCAGTTCGATCCATCGGATGAGTCGGAGCGCGATCGCGTGATTGCGGAATTGGTAAAATATTTGGAAGCTCAAGGCCAATCTGACTGTGTGGATTACCTGACGCTGAAGTTACAAGACCTCTCAGCTCCAGAAATTGACCAAATTCTTGGTTTAACTAGCCGTCAGCGCGATTATCTGCAACAGCGTTTTAAATACCATGTCGAAAAATTCGCCAAAAATCACCATTGGCAATTAGTTCATCAATGGTTAGGTGCGGGTTTAGAGCAAAAGTTGGGTTTAACTTCTCAACAATGGGACAGTTTTATAAGTGTATTATCTCTTGAGCAGCAGGAAATTTTGCAGTTGAAAGTTAGCCGACACAGTGATCAGGCGATCGCTAAAACTATAAAATGCACACCCAAGCAGTTGCAAAAGCGCTGGACTCAAATGCTAGAAATAGCATGGGATATCCGTAATGGTGAAAATGATATTCAAGCCAGTTAA
- a CDS encoding PD-(D/E)XK nuclease superfamily protein → MSQGGRAVTSGNVLENSVEGALQGHRYVQVGCDLPRKQRLGCLLSSHDIPKRYAKQVFIGKGIYGSDIYVDFYIIGAAPISSGLIIECKWQQSSGSVDEKLPYLNLNIQNCYPTQALVLIDGGGMKTQAISWLETQVVSNQNLLAVYDLRTFIIWANNHL, encoded by the coding sequence ATGAGTCAAGGCGGAAGAGCAGTTACATCTGGTAATGTCTTAGAAAACTCTGTAGAAGGTGCTTTACAGGGACATAGATATGTTCAAGTTGGCTGTGATTTACCCAGAAAACAGCGCCTGGGATGCCTTTTAAGCTCCCATGACATACCCAAAAGATATGCAAAACAGGTTTTTATTGGAAAAGGAATTTATGGTAGCGATATATATGTAGACTTTTATATTATTGGTGCTGCGCCTATTTCTTCGGGACTAATTATTGAATGTAAATGGCAGCAAAGTAGTGGTTCAGTGGATGAAAAACTACCCTATCTGAATTTGAATATTCAAAATTGCTATCCCACCCAAGCCCTTGTATTAATCGATGGTGGAGGAATGAAAACACAAGCTATCTCATGGTTAGAAACACAAGTTGTCTCTAACCAAAACTTATTAGCAGTTTACGACTTGAGGACATTTATCATCTGGGCTAATAATCACCTTTAA
- a CDS encoding DNA adenine methylase — protein MVSQIPKETCPRPFLKWAGGKSRLISQYIPYFPKQYKTYYEPFLGGGAIFFHLHPPAAILTDINAELITTYRCVRDHVEELIGLLEEHQNRHNKDYYYDVRAYLGGSDLEKAARFIYLNKTCFNGLYRVNSQGKFNVPVGRYKNPNICPENILRSASLALSKSEIKQADFTDVLKYATSSDDFVFLDPPYHPLSNTSYFTAYSSYCFAENQQFQLRDIFATLAERGVKVMLSNSDCTFIRELYSNFNIHTISAARSINSNAKKRGKITEVLVTSY, from the coding sequence ATGGTAAGTCAAATCCCCAAAGAAACTTGCCCGCGTCCCTTTTTAAAGTGGGCTGGGGGGAAAAGTCGGTTAATCTCACAATATATTCCCTATTTTCCCAAGCAATATAAAACTTACTATGAGCCATTTTTAGGCGGTGGAGCTATTTTTTTCCATCTCCATCCCCCAGCCGCCATATTAACTGATATTAATGCCGAACTAATTACGACTTATCGCTGTGTTAGAGATCATGTTGAGGAATTAATTGGACTGCTGGAAGAACATCAAAATCGGCATAACAAAGACTATTACTATGATGTGAGAGCCTATCTTGGAGGTAGTGATTTAGAAAAAGCCGCTCGGTTCATTTATTTGAATAAAACTTGTTTTAATGGACTTTATCGAGTTAATTCTCAAGGTAAATTCAATGTGCCGGTAGGTAGATATAAAAATCCTAATATTTGTCCTGAAAATATCCTACGATCCGCTTCATTAGCACTTTCAAAATCGGAAATTAAACAAGCTGATTTTACAGATGTGTTAAAATATGCGACTAGTAGTGATGATTTTGTATTTTTAGATCCACCTTATCATCCCCTAAGTAATACTAGCTATTTTACAGCTTATAGCAGCTATTGTTTTGCGGAAAATCAACAATTTCAACTTAGGGATATCTTTGCAACATTAGCCGAACGTGGAGTAAAAGTTATGCTATCTAATTCAGATTGTACTTTTATTCGTGAACTTTATAGCAACTTTAATATTCACACAATATCAGCAGCCAGATCAATTAATTCTAATGCCAAAAAACGAGGCAAAATTACTGAAGTATTAGTTACTTCCTATTAA
- a CDS encoding DUF751 family protein has protein sequence MFDGFWDNVFRYPRYFITILLGVFVNFLEPLMPLLKRPVTMIALLGLFVGILVFVSLTVRAMLGFSAV, from the coding sequence ATGTTTGACGGATTTTGGGATAACGTCTTTCGCTACCCCCGGTACTTCATTACAATCCTCTTAGGGGTGTTTGTAAACTTTCTTGAGCCATTAATGCCACTGCTGAAACGCCCTGTGACTATGATTGCTCTGTTGGGTTTGTTTGTGGGTATCCTAGTTTTTGTGAGTCTCACCGTCCGGGCAATGCTGGGCTTTAGTGCAGTCTAA
- the rbfA gene encoding 30S ribosome-binding factor RbfA: MATNRRISRVAELIKREVSQMLLHGIKDDRVGTGMVSVTYVDVSGDLQHAKVYVSIYGTEEAKSETMAGLKSATGFVRSELGSRVRLRRTPEVIFIEDDSIEEGNKVLSLLNKLEGERSPDSFTVAENSTDEFSE; the protein is encoded by the coding sequence ATGGCTACTAATCGCCGCATTTCCCGCGTTGCTGAGTTGATTAAACGGGAAGTTAGCCAAATGCTACTCCACGGGATTAAGGATGATCGTGTGGGTACTGGAATGGTTAGTGTTACCTATGTAGATGTTTCTGGTGATCTCCAACACGCTAAAGTCTACGTCAGTATTTATGGTACGGAAGAAGCTAAGTCAGAAACAATGGCGGGCTTAAAGTCAGCCACGGGTTTTGTTCGTAGCGAACTTGGTTCACGAGTGAGGCTGCGTCGCACCCCAGAAGTGATTTTTATCGAAGATGATTCCATAGAAGAGGGCAATAAGGTGCTGTCACTCTTAAATAAACTTGAGGGTGAGCGATCGCCTGACAGTTTCACAGTGGCTGAGAATAGTACCGATGAATTTTCTGAATAA
- a CDS encoding DUF4327 family protein: MSVNTVPSINYYSYYSLDVIQDEARHLVERGMVSRQQPIYTLCQYIPAREWVCVECELEKCDFLLRDRIGDLIGREQWEND; the protein is encoded by the coding sequence ATGAGTGTGAATACGGTGCCTTCTATCAATTACTACTCTTACTACTCTTTGGATGTCATCCAAGATGAAGCACGCCATCTGGTGGAAAGGGGAATGGTAAGTCGGCAACAGCCAATATATACTCTTTGCCAATACATCCCAGCGAGAGAGTGGGTCTGTGTGGAGTGTGAGTTAGAAAAATGTGACTTTTTATTACGCGATCGCATTGGCGATCTGATTGGTCGGGAACAATGGGAGAACGACTAA
- a CDS encoding cation diffusion facilitator family transporter, with protein sequence MIYDNRREVRKVLIITLLLNLLVIGLKGFLGYMTGSLSLLADALHSVTDGANNILGLIASKYSAPQPDMEHPYGHQKFEGVGALGIAAFLAIACWQILQGAVERIIQGSEPVNISPVELWLLLIVLGINIFVAFYERGVGKRVGSPILIADAAHTMSDVWVTMTVIGGLIGVWLGYQWLDVVLAFPVALLVFWTGFSVLKTNLPWLVDQMAIAPEKIHGIVTAVPGVINCHNIASRGVLGRQVFIEMHLIVDAPDVVTAHRITEAVERRLEEHFSPVRILIHIEPPTYQSEQISF encoded by the coding sequence ATGATTTACGATAACCGCCGGGAAGTACGCAAGGTTTTAATTATCACTCTATTGCTGAATCTGCTGGTGATTGGATTGAAAGGATTTTTGGGTTATATGACAGGTTCTTTAAGCTTGTTAGCTGATGCTTTGCATAGTGTGACTGATGGTGCAAATAATATTTTAGGATTAATCGCTAGTAAATATTCTGCACCCCAACCAGATATGGAACATCCTTATGGACACCAGAAATTTGAAGGTGTGGGGGCTTTAGGTATTGCGGCTTTTTTAGCCATAGCCTGTTGGCAAATTCTCCAAGGTGCTGTGGAAAGGATTATTCAGGGTAGTGAACCTGTGAATATATCTCCTGTGGAGTTGTGGTTATTGCTAATTGTGCTGGGTATCAATATTTTTGTGGCTTTTTACGAACGTGGTGTAGGTAAGCGCGTCGGTAGCCCAATTTTGATTGCTGATGCTGCACATACTATGAGCGATGTTTGGGTAACTATGACTGTAATTGGGGGTTTGATTGGGGTTTGGCTAGGTTATCAATGGCTGGATGTGGTGTTAGCTTTTCCTGTGGCTTTGTTAGTGTTTTGGACGGGTTTCTCAGTCCTAAAAACCAATTTACCTTGGCTGGTAGATCAAATGGCGATCGCCCCAGAAAAAATTCATGGAATTGTGACTGCTGTTCCGGGAGTGATTAATTGTCATAACATTGCCTCACGGGGTGTTCTCGGTCGCCAAGTGTTCATTGAAATGCACTTAATCGTCGATGCACCAGATGTAGTAACCGCCCACCGCATTACCGAAGCCGTAGAAAGGCGACTAGAAGAACATTTCAGTCCCGTGAGGATTTTAATTCATATCGAGCCACCAACATACCAATCTGAGCAAATTAGCTTTTAA